A single genomic interval of Penaeus chinensis breed Huanghai No. 1 chromosome 23, ASM1920278v2, whole genome shotgun sequence harbors:
- the LOC125037473 gene encoding alpha-amylase-like yields MGSAGLYSLVLVLLWAGGGRAGVGYENPACDGKTVIVHLFEWKWTDVALECERFLAHAGYCGVQVSPPNEHLTNPPEYPYPWWQRYQPVSYKLVSRSGSEEEFVDMVRRCNAVGVRIFVDAVVNHMAALGRKGTGSGGTPFDGDAHDFPGVPYTAEHFTPKELCPSGDGNVNNYGDPNNVRNCNLVALTDLYGATDYVRKAVAGYFSKLVDIGVAGFRVDAAKHMWPEDLAAMMDLTNDLNTAQGFPPSTRPFFYLEVIDRNDGAVTVQEYYGMGRVTEFRYSQKIAWGVQNPGQLEGVYDPGWGMADPDKAFVFVDNHDNQRGHGGAGDTLTHKFPKDYRLGVAFTLAQPYGFARVMSSYAFGDDSDAGPPHLSDYSTANVVINSDNQCDGGWVCEHRWASIYKMVRFSNAVKDTAWWENYYCDGNVVAFSRGDKGFFAMVKYGTVSQTFQTGMPAGTYQDVVSCQDVTVNGDGSVHISITNEEEPVFAICVGCDCSEPPVVTATPGPDQTTTTTTTTQGPTEPSITEGIHRTVVFIQKQTNDGQDLFVRGGIDAGQRPGCTNDVSTDPCAIDIAPSSLGASSHYNKYNAWRQGDNRLDWMGAEQGQGSYNGQAASGTPLAWTSSNPGSPGYQELNTFGDHYWMVDMDMDCSQTEEGWFELKAFLTNAGNGWEADISQIGSCSGTAGGSAPYASKNHLGRCGFVNVFTFDSSDCTVNSFPDYY; encoded by the exons ATGGGTTCGGCAGGACTGTACAG cttggtgttggtgttgctatgggcgggcggcgggcgcgcGGGCGTCGGCTACGAGAACCCCGCGTGCGACGGGAAGACGGTCATCGTGCACCTGTTCGAGTGGAAGTGGACCGACGTCGCCCTCGAGTGCGAGAGGTTCCTCGCCCACGCCGGCTACTGTGGCGTCCAG GTGTCTCCCCCGAACGAGCACCTGACGAACCCGCCCGAGTACCCGTACCCGTGGTGGCAGCGCTACCAACCCGTCTCGTACAAGCTCGTCTCGCGCTCCGGCTCCGAGGAGGAGTTCGTCGACATGGTGCGCAGGTGCAACGCCGTCGGAGTCAG GATCTTCGTCGACGCCGTGGTGAACCACATGGCCGCCCTGGGACGCAAGGGGACGGGCTCCGGGGGCACGCCCTTCGACGGGGACGCCCACGACTTCCCCGGCGTCCCTTACACCGCCGAGCACTTCACGCCCAAGGAGCTGTGCCCCTCGGGTGACG GCAACGTGAACAACTACGGCGACCCCAACAACGTCCGCAACTGCAACCTCGTGGCCCTGACCGACCTGTACGGCGCCACGGACTACGTGAGGAAGGCAGTGGCCGGCTACTTCAGCAAGCTAGTGGACATCGGGGTGGCCGGCTTCAGGGTGGATGCGGCGAAGCACATGTGGCCCGAG gACCTGGCAGCCATGATGGACCTGACCAACGACCTGAACACTGCCCAGGGCTTCCCCCCCAGCACCCGCCCCTTCTTCTACCTGGAGGTCATCGATCGCAACGACGGGGCGGTCACCGTGCAGGAGTACTATGGCATGG gtcgcgTGACGGAATTCCGGTACAGCCAGAAGATCGCGTGGGGCGTGCAGAACCCAGGGCAGCTCGAGGGCGTCTATGACCCGGGCTGGGGCATGGCTGACCCCGACAAGGCCTTCGTGTTCGTCGACAACCACGACAACCAGAGGGGGCACGGCGGGGCAG GCGACACCCTGACCCACAAATTCCCGAAGGACTACCGCCTGGGCGTCGCCTTCACCCTCGCGCAGCCCTACGGGTTCGCGAGAGTCATGTCCTCCTACGCCTTCGGGGACGACAGCGACGCGGGGCCTCCTCACCTGAGCGATTACAG CACCGCCAACGTGGTCATTAACAGTGACAACCAGTGCGATGGCGGCTGGGTGTGTGAGCATCGATGGGCTTCCATCTATAAAATG GTCAGGTTCAGCAACGCCGTGAAGGACACCGCGTGGTGGGAGAACTATTACTGCGATGGCAACGTGGTGGCATTTTCCCGCGGAGACAAAGGCTTCTTCGCCATGGTCAAGTACGGTACAGTGTCGCAG ACCTTCCAGACAGGCATGCCGGCAGGTACGTACCAAGACGTCGTGTCATGTCAAGATGTGACGGTGAACGGCGACGGGTCAGTACACATCTCCATCACTAACGAAGAGGAACCAGTCTTCGCCATCTGTGTCGGATGCGATTGCTCTGAGCCGCCTGTCGTCACCGCCACGCCTGGCCCTG ACCAGacgaccaccacgaccaccacgacCCAGGGCCCCACCGAGCCCAGCATCACCGAAGGCATTCACCGCACGGTCGTCTTCATCCAGAAGCAGACCAACGACGGCCAAGATCTCTTCGTCAGGGGGGGCATCGACGCGGGGCAGAGGCCAG GCTGCACGAACGACGTGAGCACCGACCCGTGTGCCATCGacatcgccccctcctccctcggcgCCTCCAGCCACTACAACAAGTACAACGCATGGCGCCAGGGGGACAACCGCCTCGACTGGATGGGCGCCGAGCAGGGCCAAGGCAGCTACAACGGGCAAGCGGCCTCTGGAACGCCCCTGGCATGGACCTCCAGCAACCCGGGCAGTCCAGGCTACCAGGAGCTCAATAC CTTCGGAGACCACTACTGGATGGTTGACATGGACATGGATTGCTCGCAGACCGAAGAGGGATGGTTTGAGCTCAAGGCCTTCCTCACCAATGCAGGAAACGGGTGGGAGGCGGATATCAGCCAG ATCGGCTCCTGCTCTGGAACGGCTGGCGGTTCGGCGCCCTACGCATCCAAAAACCATCTAGGGCGCTGCGGCTTCGTCAACGTCTTTACCTTCGACTCCTCGGATTGCACCGTCAATAGTTTCCCTGACTACTACTAG
- the LOC125037680 gene encoding proteoglycan 4-like, producing MMLCLTLNVYYLHFLYRVSGNSRSLIYGRGFESPWRSLCNLSALQLLVQTRFYVEKRASRHEDVKRGCLGVQRVRHSEHDCLPLANNTKLFESNQRMLEMKPWCTALAALFSLGYSVSAFPYVTGPPEVSALCPVSEGESATLLPNPADCTTYYSCNWGVAYLMSCPSGLYFDVNLRVCTWSWEATCYAATTASTTQTTQIRTEDPLGTSTPSTTTDHMDTTSPEGTTAPTNTTTPTNTDAPKTTISPHTGPPEISAQCPVPEGDFARLLPNPDDCTTYYSCSWGVAYLMSCPPGLYFDTNLLVCTWSWEATCYSSTKPTSEPFTSTELSTAAPETTATSTEVSQTTTVITEVSETTVPNTEVPETTAPNTEAPETTAPSTEVPETTAPNTEVPETTSPNTEVPETTAPNTEVPETTAPNTEGPETTAPNTEVPETTAPNTEVPETTAPNTEVPETTAPNTEVPETTSPNTEVPETTAPNTEVPETTAPNTEGPETTAPNTEVPETTAPNTEAPETTAPNTEVPETTAPNTEVPETTAPNTEAPETTAPNTEVPETTAPNTEAPETTAPNTEVPETTAPNTEAPETTAPNTEVPETTAPNTEAPETTAPNTEVTETTAPNTEVPETTAPNTEAPETTSPNTEVTETTAQNTEVPETTAPNTEVPETTAPNTEVPETTAPNTEAPETTAPKTEVPETTASNTEAPETTAPNTEVPETTAPNTEVTETTAPNTEVPETTAPNTEAPETTAPNTEVPETTAPNTEAPETTAPNTEVPETTAPNTEAPETTAPNTEVPETTAPNTEAPETTAPNTEVTETTAPNTEVPVTTAQNTEVPETTAPNTEVTETTAPNTEVPETTVPNTEVPETTAPNTEVPETTAPNTEAPETTAPNTEAPETTAPNTEAPETTAPNTEVPETTAPNTEVSETTAPNTEVPETTAPNTEIPETTAPNTEVPETTAPNTEVPETTAPNTEVPETTAPNTEVPETTAPDTEVPETTAPNTEVPETTAP from the exons ATGATGCTGTGTCTGACTTTGAACGTGTACTACCTTCACTTTTTATATAGAGTCTCAGGGAACTCACGCAGCCTTATCTACG GTCGCGGGTTCGAGTCACCATGGCGGTCGCTGTGTAACCTGTCCGCACTCCAACTGTTGGTCCAAACCCGATTTTATGTCGAGAAAAGGGCCTCTCGCCATGAGGATGTTAAGCGCGGCTGCCTTGGTGTCCAGCGGGTCAGG CACAGTGAGCACGACTGCCTTCCTCTCGCAAACAACACTAAGCTCTTTGAAAGTAACCAAAGAATGTTAGAA ATGAAACCTTGGTGCACAGCCCTCGCTGCCCTGTTCAGCCTTGGGTACTCGGTCTCGGCTTTCCCATATGTCACCGGACCTCCTGAAGTGAGCGCCCTTTGCCCTGTGTCTGAAGGAGAATCCGCTACCTTGCTCCCTAATCCTGCCGACTGCACGACGTATTACAGCTGTAACTGGGGCGTTGCTTACCTTATGTCATGTCCCAGTGGCCTTTATTTCGACGTCAACCTCCGCGTATGCACTTGGTCATGGGAAGCGACATGTTACGCTGCTACGACGGCCAGTACTACGCAAACAACACAAATTCGGACCGAGGACCCCTTGGGTACGAGCACACCATCGACGACGACCGACCACATGGACACGACCTCACCAGAAGGTACCACTGCCCCTACCAACACGACGACCCCAACAAACACCGACGCCCCGAAGACGACGATTTCTCCACACACGGGGCCTCCCGAGATTAGCGCCCAGTGCCCCGTTCCTGAAGGAGATTTCGCGAGGCTGCTTCCCAACCCGGACGACTGCACGACCTATTACAGCTGTAGTTGGGGCGTTGCCTACCTCATGTCGTGCCCTCCGGGACTCTACTTCGACACCAACCTTCTCGTTTGCACTTGGTCCTGGGAAGCCACCTGTTACAGCTCCACAAAGCCCACTTCAGAGCCATTCACGTCTACCGAATTAAGCACGGCTGCCCCTGAAACCACTGCAACAAGCACTGAAGTCTCCCAGACCACCACAGTAATCACTGAGGTTTCTGAGACTACTGTACCAAATACTGAggttcctgaaaccacagcacctaACACGGAGgctcctgaaaccacagcaccaagTACTGAggttcctgaaaccacagcacctaACACAGAGGTTCCTGAAACCACTTCACCAAATACAgaagttcctgaaaccacagcaccaaatactgaggttcctgaaaccacagcacctaacacagagggtcctgaaaccacagcacctaacacagaggttcctgaaaccacagcaccaaatactgaagttcctgaaaccacagcacctaacacagaggttcctgaaaccacagcacctaACACAGAGGTTCCTGAAACCACTTCACCAAATACAgaagttcctgaaaccacagcaccaaatactgaggttcctgaaaccacagcacctaacacagagggtcctgaaaccacagcaccaaatactgaagttcctgaaaccacagcacctaacacagaggctcctgaaaccacagcaccaaatactgaagttcctgaaaccacagcaccaaatactgaagttcctgaaaccacagcacctaacacagaggctcctgaaaccacagcaccaaatactgaagttcctgaaaccacagcacctaacacagaggctcctgaaaccacagcaccaaatactgaagttcctgaaaccacagcacctaacacagaggctcctgaaaccacagcaccaaatactgaagttcctgaaaccacagcacctaacacagaagctcctgaaaccacagcaccaaatACAGAAGTTACTGAAACCACAGCTCCAAATACTgaagttcctgaaaccacagcacctaACACAGAGGCTCCTGAAACCACATCACCAAATACTGAAGTTACTGAAACCACAGCTCAAAATACTgaagttcctgaaaccacagcaccaaatactgaagttcctgaaaccacagcaccaaatactgaagttcctgaaaccacagcacctaacacagaggctcctgaaaccacagcaccaaaaactgaagttcctgaaaccacagcatctaacacagaggctcctgaaaccacagcaccaaatactgaagttcctgaaaccacagcaccaaatACTGAAGTTACTGAAACCACAGCTCCAAATACTgaagttcctgaaaccacagcacctaacacagaggctcctgaaaccacagcaccaaatactgaagttcctgaaaccacagcacctaacacagaggctcctgaaaccacagcaccaaatactgaagttcctgaaaccacagcacctaacacagaggctcctgaaaccacagcaccaaatactgaagttcctgaaaccacagcacctaacacagaagctcctgaaaccacagcaccaaatACAGAAGTTACTGAAACCACAGCTCCAAATACTGAAGTTCCTGTAACCACAGCTCAAAATACCgaagttcctgaaaccacagcaccaaatACCGAAGTTACTGAAACCACAGCACCTAACACAGAGGTTCCTGAAACCACAGTACCAAATACTgaagttcctgaaaccacagcaccaaatactgaagttcctgaaaccacagcacctaacacagaggctcctgaaaccacagcacctaacacagaggctcctgaaaccacagcacctaacacagaggctcctgaaaccacagcaccaaatactgaagttcctgaaaccacagcacctaACACAGAGGTTTCTGAGACCACAGCACCAAATACTGAggttcctgaaaccacagcacctaacacagagattcctgaaaccacagcaccaaatactgaagttcctgaaaccacagctccaaatactgaagttcctgaaaccacagctccaaatactgaagttcctgaaaccacagcaccaaatactgaagttcctgaaaccacagcaccagatactgaagttcctgaaaccacagcaccaaatactgaagttcctgaaaccacagcacca
- the LOC125037616 gene encoding cell wall protein RTB1-like has translation APNTEVPETTAPNTEVPETTAQNTEFPETTAPNTEDPETTTPNTEVPETTAPNTEVPETTAPNTEVPETTAPNTEDPETTAPNTEVPETTAPNTEVPETTAPNTEVSETTEPNTEVTATTVPNTEVPETTAPNTEVPETTAPNTEVPETTAPNTEVPETTAPNTEVPETTAPNTEVPETTAPNTEVPETTAPNTEVPETTEPNTEAPETIEPNTEVPETTEPNTEAPETTGTSTEAPETTEPNTEAPETTEPNTEAPETTAPNTEVPETTEPNTEAPETTAPNTEAPETTEPNTEAPETTGTSTEAPENTEPNTEAPETTEPNTEAPETTAPNTEAPETTEPNTEAPETTEPNTEVPETTEPNTEAPETTAPNTEVPETTEPNTEAPETTAPNTEAPETTEPNTEAPETTGTSTETSEATETSTGAGNSDGEGFKCPQTTSIYPTYLPDPNNCRSFYMCSSGVPYLMECTHGTFFDKEREVCDHESVVECNVILEWVPRVVRVN, from the coding sequence gcaccaaatactgaagttcctgaaaccacagcacctaacacagaggttcctgaaaccacagcacaaAATACTGAAtttcctgaaaccacagcaccaaatACTGAAGATCCTGAAACCACAACACCTAACACAGAggttcctgaaaccacagcaccaaatactgaagttcctgaaaccacagctccaaatactgaagttcctgaaaccacagcaccaaatACTGAAGATCCTGAAACCACAGCTCCAAATACTgaagttcctgaaaccacagctccaaatactgaagttcctgaaaccacagcacctaACACAGAGGTTTCTGAAACCACAGAACCAAATACTGAAGTTACTGCAACCACAGTACCAAATACTgaagttcctgaaaccacagcaccaaatactgaagttcctgaaaccacagcaccaaatactgaagttcctgaaaccacagcaccaaatactgaagttcccgaaaccacagcaccaaatactgaagttcctgaaaccacagcaccaaatactgaagttcctgaaaccacagcacctaacacagaggttcctgaaaccacagcacctaACACAGAGGTTCCTGAAACCACAGAACCAAACACAGAGGCTCCTGAAACCATAGAGCCAAACACAGAGGTTCCTGAAACCACAGAACCAAACACAGAGGCTCCTGAAACCACGGGAACAAGCACAGAGGCTCCTGAAACCACAGAGCCAAACACAGAGGCTCCTGAAACCACAGAACCAAACACAGAGgctcctgaaaccacagcaccaaaCACAGAGGTTCCTGAAACCACAGAACCAAACACAGAGgctcctgaaaccacagcaccaaaCACAGAGGCTCCTGAAACCACAGAACCAAACACAGAGGCTCCTGAAACCACGGGAACAAGCACAGAGGCTCCTGAAAACACAGAGCCAAACACAGAGGCTCCTGAAACCACAGAACCAAACACAGAGgctcctgaaaccacagcaccaaaCACAGAGGCTCCTGAAACCACAGAACCAAACACAGAGGCTCCTGAAACCACAGAACCAAACACAGAGGTCCCTGAAACCACAGAACCAAACACAGAGgctcctgaaaccacagcaccaaaCACAGAGGTCCCTGAAACCACAGAACCAAACACAGAGgctcctgaaaccacagcaccaaaCACAGAGGCTCCTGAAACCACAGAGCCAAACACAGAGGCTCCTGAAACCACGGGAACAAGCACTGAGACGTCTGAAGCCACCGAAACCAGCACAGGCGCCGGCAACTCAGATGGCGAAGGATTCAAATGCCCCCAAACTACCAGCATTTACCCAACTTACTTACCTGACCCCAACAACTGTCGGTCCTTCTACATGTGCTCATCAGGGGTCCCTTACCTCATGGAATGCACTCATGGCACCTTCTTCGATAAGGAACGTGAGGTTTGCGACCACGAATCAGTGGTTGAGTGCAATGTTATATTAGAATGGGTTCCTCGTGTTGTTAGAGTGAACTAA